TTTGTTTCTTACTGGTTGCCGTCCTGAAGATGCGATCGCATTGACTTGGGATTCTATCAAAGAGAAAGTAATTGTTTTTGATAAAGCATATTGCTGTGGTGTGTTAAAAACTACCAAAAACAATAAAGCTCGTATGTTTCCGATCACACCACAAATTAGGGAGTTACTAGATAGGTGCTCAACTTATATTTCTCCCATACTTAGTAAATTAGTATTTCCAGCACAGAATGGTAGCTACATAAACCTCAGAAACTTTACACAAAGATACACTAAGAGGATTGTAGAAAATTTAGTCAATGAAGGTAAGGTCAAACTGTACTTACCTACTTACAACCTCAGGAACACAAGTATCACTCATTATCTACGTCAAGGTGTCGATATAGCTACAGTGGCGGCGCTTATGGAAACATCAGAAGAAATGATTAACCAACATTACTGGAGTCCAGATGATGACATTATCAATAATAATGTTCAGTTACCAAAGATTTAGAGTCATAGCAATGACACAAGTACAAGTACCAAAGTTGTGAGTTATTCCTCAAACTTGGACTAATAGCACTCATAATACATATAGCAGCAAGGGATAGTAAACACACAATACTATCCTTTTTTCTTACCTCATATAACATCTAATAGTTATTTCATCTAACGGCACTCTGAACATTAACTAAATTACTATAAACAAGTTACTTTAGGACAACTAAGTTTAATAGATAATTGCATTTAACTTATTTGCACTAGTTTAATCAGCAATAGATATGATAGGTATCTTAAGTAATACTTCATATAATTATCTTGAATAAACTTAAGTTGACTATGATTATATATACAGTCACCTTAACTAATATATTTACTTCTACTTTCAGTAAAAGGTCTGCAAATACTTAATATAATTGCATAAATGATTTTAGTTGCATTAATAACAAACTAGATAAATAACATAGGCTAATTCCTGTATTTATTTATTACTATACATAATAAGTTGTATAGAGTAAGAAAAATATGACTAATGCAATTAAAATAACTACCTTAGTCAATTTAGATGGGAAATTATTTGATATTGCCAAATTCCGTGCCGAAGTCGCAAAGGAACATAATATAATCTTAGATAATGATAAATACATTCATGAGCTAACCCATCTTTCCAGTCTTAATAATCCCTTTTCTCCCATAGAGGATTATTTAAATCAGTGCTTTTGTAAGCATAATGACACAAGCTACAAGGAATTATTCAGATACATAAATGAACAAGTTTTACATATTGACCCTGATTCAATTGAGGCACTATACTTACCTAAAACTTTAGTAGCAGCAGTCAAAAGAATATATGAACCTGGATGTCAACATGATTCTGTGTTGATACTTCACAGTGAAAAACAAGGATTTTACAAAACCTCTTTCTTTAGAGAATTAGCTAGTACAGATTGGTTTCAAACTACTAATTTCGCTAGTTATAACAAGGATGAATTAATGGTATGTCATAGTAAATGGATTCTGGAATTAGGGGAATGTGAAGAGACTATTAAACCTTATGCTATGTCTAAACTTAAAGCATTTATTACCAAAACATCAGATTCATTTAGAAAACCTTATGCCCCAACTAATGTTACGCTACAAAGACAATTTATCCTTGTCG
This portion of the Nostoc sp. GT001 genome encodes:
- a CDS encoding virulence-associated E family protein, giving the protein MTNAIKITTLVNLDGKLFDIAKFRAEVAKEHNIILDNDKYIHELTHLSSLNNPFSPIEDYLNQCFCKHNDTSYKELFRYINEQVLHIDPDSIEALYLPKTLVAAVKRIYEPGCQHDSVLILHSEKQGFYKTSFFRELASTDWFQTTNFASYNKDELMVCHSKWILELGECEETIKPYAMSKLKAFITKTSDSFRKPYAPTNVTLQRQFILVGTTNKDKILHDPTGNRRFWIIEINQKIDIDWIKQNRDLVWAAAVLAYKDNYSTYLNEIEQELSNSINSNKYQVEDMWTEIVTNWALDQTTPFTLSDVLTMALKKEPKTWKRSDENRVTGILQSLGFSKPKNTTRVNGKGGKYYYPITNNILDKVAS